The nucleotide window ACTGGCCGCCGGTCAATCGCGCGGCATCCGCCTCAAGCGTCTGGACGAAGCCGGCGGTTCGCATCAGTTCACGTTGCCGCACATGGGCCTGATGCAACTGTCGCTGCCGCTCGTGGGTCGAGTCGCGGCGGGTAGCCCGATTCTGGCGCAGGAGCACATCGAGCGCAATTTCCAGTGCGATCCGAACATGTTCGCGCGCCAGCCCGACTACCTGCTGAAGGTGCGCGGGATGTCGATGCGCGACGCCGGCATTCTCGACGGCGATCTGCTGGCCGTGCAGAAGGCGGCCGACGCCCGTGAGGGACAGATCGTGGTGGCGCGTATCGGCGACGACGTCACCGTCAAACGTTTCCATCGCGTGCCTGGCGGTGTCGAGTTGATTGCCGAGAACCCCGACTTCGAGAATATCAACGTCGACGAAGGCAGCGGCGACTTTGCGCTGGAAGGCATTGCGGTCGGCCTGATTCGCAGCAACGACCTCTAAGCGCGATCACGGGATCGGCGTTACCTGACGCCGCCCCCGACTCCCAGAAGACTTTGCTTTTCCGACTGCGCCGGGCTGGGTCCGGCGCCCGTGTCCTGCTGCGCTCGCGATTCGTCAAAACCGCGGCAGGACGCGCCCCTCAGACCCACATTGGAAGAAGGATTGCATCATGGCTCGACTCTTTGGTTTGCTGCGTACGTCGTTTGGTCAACCGCGCGTTCGTGCGACATCGCAGACCCGGTTGTCGGCGGTCTACGGCCTCTCCGCACTCTCCGGCCCCTACGCTTCGGCACCCGCCATCGCCCGTTCCTACACCGTGCCTGCCCGAACGCGCACGACCGCCCTGCCCCGCACGCTCGTGGCGGCGACGTCGTCCGCAACACGTCGCACCTGCCCTGCGGGCAAGGCCGCCAAGGCATCGCGCGACGTGCGCGAGTTGCCGCGGCGCGATCTCGCCGCATCGGCCGAAGCCCACGATGTCCGCGTGTACCGCGACGTGTCGCATATCGTGATGGTCGGCAGCATCGCCGATATCTGCCGCAAACTCGATCAGGCCGTGGGCGAGCAATTCTGTCAGGCCGCCGTGTGACGCATCACCCCGGCGAGCGCGGTGCTGCCCGCTATTGCCCGAGGTCGCGCAACGGATGGTCCGCGCCTTGGCGCTCGCCGTCGAAAAATCGCGCGATGTCCGCGGGCTTCACGTCCTCGATGCGCTCATGCTGCCAGCGCGGCTTGTGATCCTTGTCGACGACCATCGCGCGGATCCCTTCCACACCCTCGGCCCCGCTGCGGCCGTCGAGGTTGAAGACACTACGCATCATCAACCACTCTTCTCGCAAATCGTCCGCCAGCGGCATATGTCGTGCGCGGCGAACTTGCTCGAGCGTCACGCATACCATCAGCGGCGAACGTTTGGCGCGCAACAGGTCTTCCGTTTCCTGCGCCCAGCCAGAATACTCGCAGCGCGCCTCGCGCTGGAGCGATTTCAGTATTGTCGGCATGTCGGCCAGACCGAAGTGGCTGTCGATGACATCGCGCAACGGGGCGAGCTTGCCCGGTGCGAGCCCCGCGGGCGGCAGGCTTTCACGCACGAACGTGCGAGCCGCATCGAGTACGGCGTCGCTGTCGCCCCATGCCCCGTTCGCCAACCGGTCACACAACACAGGCAGCAACGCGCGCGGCAGCACGACATCGGCCAGACCGATTTCGCAGGCATCGACGGCGCCGAATACGATCCCCGTGGTACCGAGATACTCCCCGAGATGACCGGCGAGATTCGCGAGGAAGTAGCCTCCGCCGACATCGGGAAACAGGCCGATCGCCGTTTCCGGCATTGCCATGCGCGTGGCCTCGGTCACGATACGCAGTGCGGCCCCTTGCGAGATTCCCATGCCACCGCCCATCACCACACCGTCCATCAGCGCGATATACGGTTTGGGATAGGTGGCGATTGCGTAGTTCAGCCGGTATTCGTCGGTGAAGAAGTCCATGATGTCGGTACGACCCGCGCTCACGGCTTCGTGGAAGTAGCGAATGTCGCCGCCCGCGCACAAACCCTTTTCGCCCTCCCCTTGCAGGACGACACCCAGCACCTTTGGGTCGTCGCGCCAGGCGTCGAGTGCCGACGCCATCGCCCGAATCATGTCGTGCGACAACGCATTGAGCGCCTTCGGGCGAGTCAGGGTGATGAAGCCGATACGGCCACGGATTTCGGTGCGAATGAATTCGGTCATGTCGGGGGCGGATGCTTCGAAAACGTCAAAGTGGGATGCGAAAAAAAAGCCGGCGCTAGGCACCGGCTTTCTTTCCAACTGACTGGCGTCGCTACGCGGCGGACCCGGGTCTGCCGCACACCGAAACCATCGCCGGCTTTTACTTCTCTTCGCGCGACGCACGCTTACGCTCGTGCTCCTTGAGGAAGCGCTTGCGCAGACGGATCGTTTGCGGCGTGACCTCGACCAGCTCGTCGTCGTCGATGAATTCGACGGCGTATTCGAGGCTCATGGCGATCGGCGGCACCAGGCGCACGGCTTCGTCGGTACCCGACGCGCGCACGTTCGTGAGCTGCTTGCCCTTGATCGGATTGACCACGAGGTCGTTGTCGCGGCTGTGAATACCGATGATCATGCCTTCGTACAGCGCGTCGCCCGGCGACACGAACATACGACCGCGGTCCTGCAGCTTCCACAGCGCATAGGCCACGGCAGCGCCATCGTCCTGCGAGATCAGCACGCCGTTGCGACGCTCGCCCAGCGAACCATCCTTGAGCGGAGCGTAGGCGTCGAAAATGTGGCTCATCAGGCCCGTGCCACGGGTCATCGACAGGAAGTCGCCCTGGAAGCCAATCAGGCCACGTGCCGGGATGCGGTATTCAAGGCGGGTACGGCCGCGGCCGTCCGACACCATGTCCAGCATTTCCCCCTTGCGACGGCCGATTTCTTCCATGACCGCGCCCTGGTGTTCATCTTCCAGATCGATGGTCAGCATTTCGTACGGCTCATGCTTCACGCCGTCGATTTCCTTGAGCACCACACGCGGACGCGACACGGCCAGTTCGTAGCCCTCGCGACGCATGTTCTCGATCAGAATCGTCAGGTGCAGCTCGCCACGGCCCGACACTTCGAAGACGGAATCCTCGTCCGTGTCCTTCACGCGCAGCGCCACGTTGTGGTTCAGTTCCTTGTCCAGGCGATCGCGAATCTGACGGCTCGTCACGAACTTGCCTTCGCGGCCGGCCAGCGGCGACGTGTTCACGCAGAAGTTCATCGTGAGCGTCGGCTCGTCGACGGTCAGCAGCGGCAGTGCTTCGGGCGTATCCACGTCGCAGATCGTGGCGCCGATGCCCACGTCTTCGATACCGTTGATCAGCACGATGTCGCCGGCTTCCGCGCCGTCTTCCGACATCACGCGCTCCAGCCCCTTGAAGGTCAGCACCTGGTTGATCTTGCGCTTGAGAATTTCGCCGTCCGGGCCCGAGCGCATCACCACTTGCTGGCCCGGCTTGATGCGGCCGCGCGTGATGCGACCGATACCGATACGGCCGACGAACGTCGAATAGTCGAGCGAGCTGATCTGCAGTTGCAGCGGCGCGTCCGGATCGGCGTCGCGCACGGGCACATGTTCGAGGATCGCGTCGAACAGCGGCTTCATCGTGCCCTCGCGCACATTCGAATCGAGGCTCGCGAAGCCGTTCAGGGCCGAGGCGTACACCACCGGGAAATCGAGCTGCTCGTTCGTGGCGCCGAGCTTGTCCATCAGGTCGAAGGTCTGGTCGATGACCCAGTCCGGACGAGCGCCCGGACGGTCGATCTTGTTGACCACGACGATCGGCTTCAGGCCAAGGCCCAGGGCCTTGCGCGTGACGAAGCGCGTTTGCGGCATCGGGCCTTCGACGGCGTCGACCACCAGCAGCACGCTGTCGACCATCGAGAGCACGCGCTCGACTTCACCGCCGAAGTCCGCGTGTCCCGGCGTATCGACGATGTTGATGTGGGTGCCTTCGTACTCGACGGCACAGTTCTTGGCGAGGATCGTGATGCCGCGCTCTTTTTCAATGTCGTTCGAGTCCATCACGCGTTCAGCGACTTGCTGGTTTTCGCGGAAGGTGCCCGACTGGCGCAGCAACTGGTCGACGAGCGTGGTTTTGCCGTGGTCGACGTGCGCGATGATGGCGATATTACGGAGAGCGCGGGTCATGAAGAAGGTGCTCGAAAAAGCCTTTGGAGAATCCGCGATTCTACCACTTGCGCATGTCCGGCGTCATGGCCTTTCTGCGATGCAACAACGCGCGGCGTCGCCGGCGGTCACGGCGTCCCGAAATCCATGCGGCCGTCCCGGCTCGCCGCCGCCCCCCCTCGAACCGGGCCCGGGCTGCCGCCATGCAGCATCCGGCATCTTTCCCTCTGATCCGGCCACAATATTTGCCTAGTCAACTATTGCATTGACTTGCAATTTATTAAGTGAACGCTATAATCGTGACTAGTCAACTATTGCAGCAACACGAAACATGTCCGAACCGCCCGTCTCCGTTTCCCCGACCGCGCCGACGTCGCAGCCCGACGCGCCGCACGGCGATCCCCCGCGCAACGCCTACGACATCGACGATTCCCTCGGGTATCTGGTCGCCCGCGTGCGTCAGTTGATTCTCGCGGAATTGACCAAGGAGACGTCGCAATACGGGTTGACGAGCACCCAGGCGACCATGCTGTACAAGGTCGCCACCGGCAAGAGCAAGACGGCGGCCGACCTGGCGCGCGATTACTGCATCGACGCGAGCGCCGTGACCCGGTTGCTCGACAGGCTCGAGGCGCACGGCCTGCTCGAGCGCGAGCGCAGCAAGATGGATCGGCGCACGGTGAACCTGAGCGCCACCGAAGCCGGCCATGCGATGGCCGACCGCATGCCGGACATCTTCGTGCGCGCCGCCGATCATCTGTTGCAGGGCTTTACCCCGGAAGAAGTAGGATTTCTGAAGAGCTTGCTGCGACGCGTGATCGTCAACGGCGAAGCCGGATGACGACGCGTCCGCGCCAACGCCTCAAGAAAAGCATGCCGAGTCCACGGTTTCACGCGCTCGTGCCGGCCCGAATTCCCGATCAATGTCAGTAGAAGACTTCACTCGTAAAGGTTTTGCGATGAAAGCGGCCTCACCTTTCCTCCCGCGTCAGCGGGTCCGCTCAGCGATTTCCGCCCTCAGCCTGGCGGTTGTCACGCTGGGCTTTGCCGGTTGTGCGAACTTCGCCGGCATCCATAGCGACAAGCAGATCAGCACACCCGATCAGTACCAGACCCAGCGCAGCCTGCCCTCCGAAGGCGGACAATGGCCGGGCACCGATTGGGCGCAGCGTTTCGGCGATCCGCAACTCGTGTCCCTGATCGACGAGGCGCTCGCCGGCAACCCGGACCTGGCGATGGCCGCCGCCCGCCTGAAGGCCGCGCAAGCCCAGACCGAAGGC belongs to Pandoraea pnomenusa and includes:
- the lexA gene encoding transcriptional repressor LexA; its protein translation is MIKLTARQQQVYELVQQAIERTGFPPTRAEIAAELGFSSANAAEEHLRALARKGVIELAAGQSRGIRLKRLDEAGGSHQFTLPHMGLMQLSLPLVGRVAAGSPILAQEHIERNFQCDPNMFARQPDYLLKVRGMSMRDAGILDGDLLAVQKAADAREGQIVVARIGDDVTVKRFHRVPGGVELIAENPDFENINVDEGSGDFALEGIAVGLIRSNDL
- a CDS encoding enoyl-CoA hydratase/isomerase family protein — its product is MTEFIRTEIRGRIGFITLTRPKALNALSHDMIRAMASALDAWRDDPKVLGVVLQGEGEKGLCAGGDIRYFHEAVSAGRTDIMDFFTDEYRLNYAIATYPKPYIALMDGVVMGGGMGISQGAALRIVTEATRMAMPETAIGLFPDVGGGYFLANLAGHLGEYLGTTGIVFGAVDACEIGLADVVLPRALLPVLCDRLANGAWGDSDAVLDAARTFVRESLPPAGLAPGKLAPLRDVIDSHFGLADMPTILKSLQREARCEYSGWAQETEDLLRAKRSPLMVCVTLEQVRRARHMPLADDLREEWLMMRSVFNLDGRSGAEGVEGIRAMVVDKDHKPRWQHERIEDVKPADIARFFDGERQGADHPLRDLGQ
- the typA gene encoding translational GTPase TypA produces the protein MTRALRNIAIIAHVDHGKTTLVDQLLRQSGTFRENQQVAERVMDSNDIEKERGITILAKNCAVEYEGTHINIVDTPGHADFGGEVERVLSMVDSVLLVVDAVEGPMPQTRFVTRKALGLGLKPIVVVNKIDRPGARPDWVIDQTFDLMDKLGATNEQLDFPVVYASALNGFASLDSNVREGTMKPLFDAILEHVPVRDADPDAPLQLQISSLDYSTFVGRIGIGRITRGRIKPGQQVVMRSGPDGEILKRKINQVLTFKGLERVMSEDGAEAGDIVLINGIEDVGIGATICDVDTPEALPLLTVDEPTLTMNFCVNTSPLAGREGKFVTSRQIRDRLDKELNHNVALRVKDTDEDSVFEVSGRGELHLTILIENMRREGYELAVSRPRVVLKEIDGVKHEPYEMLTIDLEDEHQGAVMEEIGRRKGEMLDMVSDGRGRTRLEYRIPARGLIGFQGDFLSMTRGTGLMSHIFDAYAPLKDGSLGERRNGVLISQDDGAAVAYALWKLQDRGRMFVSPGDALYEGMIIGIHSRDNDLVVNPIKGKQLTNVRASGTDEAVRLVPPIAMSLEYAVEFIDDDELVEVTPQTIRLRKRFLKEHERKRASREEK
- a CDS encoding MarR family winged helix-turn-helix transcriptional regulator; this encodes MSEPPVSVSPTAPTSQPDAPHGDPPRNAYDIDDSLGYLVARVRQLILAELTKETSQYGLTSTQATMLYKVATGKSKTAADLARDYCIDASAVTRLLDRLEAHGLLERERSKMDRRTVNLSATEAGHAMADRMPDIFVRAADHLLQGFTPEEVGFLKSLLRRVIVNGEAG